One Halorientalis litorea DNA segment encodes these proteins:
- a CDS encoding GAF domain-containing protein, with amino-acid sequence MDADPHDDAWGDREESISVYRSVIEAIRDGVFIVDLDGTITYVNDSLCSLTGRERNELVGNTFDTLVESGLVESAEFDRFVTTINSIADGEIQDEILTFEIDQETEQMVDVRVSKHIRDDGTDDIVGVVRDVTDRERRARAAEQKQEVLAKLYQVGAEDALTFEQKAERILSIGCEYLDLPFGFLSRIEEDTQEIVHAVGDHTLLQPDETAPLEQSYCRKTIESDDLVGMQDARAELGDDDPAYELFDLGCYIGTKVKVGETLYGTFCFAAPHDRDREFTAGEREVIKLLGQWAGYELERQRFEERLEGLHEVSQRLLTAETMTDVAQITMEMVVELFNLPVSAFWEYDADDDVLSAAVETDEAVRVVGEAPTFERGDALIWESFDSGEIRYHEDLTKQTGTYNPETQLRSEVHVPCGNHGIITSSATEPRAFDEIDIESLRLLEALVTEAITAVKREEQLAERGEALQRQNDRLEGFADVVAHDLRNPMTGAVGFLEIARKTNESQHFERVEQSLERMEELIDELLMIARGDRQAVNIRTLSLQPIVEEAWSYTDAQKATLSADDPLGEIQADETRLLQLFGNLFRNSVEHGGDDVTVEVGPLADEAGFYVADDGPGFSDKQRTEIEALGDTDEMSGFGIGLMSVVDVVEAHGWDLSVPATDQGARIEIRTGERSE; translated from the coding sequence ATGGACGCAGATCCCCATGACGACGCTTGGGGGGACCGCGAAGAGAGCATCAGTGTCTATCGGTCCGTCATCGAAGCCATTCGAGACGGCGTTTTCATCGTTGATCTGGACGGGACTATCACCTACGTCAACGACTCGCTTTGCTCATTGACTGGACGTGAGCGGAACGAACTGGTTGGCAACACGTTCGACACGCTGGTCGAATCAGGACTGGTTGAATCAGCCGAGTTTGATCGATTCGTTACAACCATCAACTCCATTGCCGACGGAGAAATCCAGGATGAAATTCTGACCTTCGAAATTGATCAGGAAACCGAACAAATGGTAGACGTTCGCGTCTCGAAACATATCCGGGACGACGGCACTGACGATATTGTCGGCGTGGTTCGGGATGTGACAGACCGCGAGCGGAGGGCCCGAGCGGCAGAACAAAAACAGGAGGTACTGGCCAAACTCTATCAAGTTGGTGCAGAGGACGCTCTCACGTTCGAACAAAAAGCCGAGCGCATCCTCTCCATTGGGTGTGAGTACCTTGATCTGCCGTTTGGGTTCCTGTCGAGAATAGAGGAAGACACACAAGAGATTGTACACGCTGTTGGCGATCATACACTGCTCCAGCCAGACGAAACCGCACCGCTGGAGCAGTCGTACTGTCGGAAGACCATCGAAAGCGACGACCTGGTCGGTATGCAGGACGCACGAGCGGAGTTGGGCGACGACGACCCGGCGTACGAACTGTTCGACTTAGGCTGTTATATCGGAACGAAGGTCAAGGTCGGGGAGACCCTCTACGGGACGTTCTGCTTTGCGGCCCCACACGACCGTGACCGGGAATTCACCGCCGGCGAACGAGAGGTAATCAAGCTTCTCGGACAGTGGGCCGGGTACGAACTCGAACGGCAGCGGTTCGAAGAACGCCTGGAAGGTCTGCACGAAGTATCACAGCGGTTGCTGACGGCTGAAACGATGACGGACGTCGCACAGATCACGATGGAGATGGTCGTCGAGTTGTTCAATCTCCCGGTGAGTGCGTTTTGGGAGTATGATGCTGACGACGACGTGTTATCTGCGGCGGTTGAAACAGACGAAGCAGTACGGGTCGTTGGGGAGGCCCCGACGTTCGAGCGGGGTGACGCACTCATTTGGGAGAGTTTCGATAGTGGCGAAATCCGGTACCACGAGGACCTGACCAAACAAACAGGAACCTACAACCCGGAGACACAATTGCGGTCAGAGGTCCACGTTCCCTGCGGGAATCATGGCATCATCACGAGTTCCGCGACCGAGCCACGTGCCTTCGACGAGATCGACATCGAAAGTCTCCGCCTTCTTGAGGCGTTGGTCACGGAGGCTATAACTGCAGTCAAGCGAGAAGAACAGCTAGCCGAGCGTGGTGAAGCACTCCAGCGACAGAACGACCGCCTCGAAGGGTTTGCCGATGTCGTGGCACACGACCTCCGAAACCCAATGACGGGAGCGGTCGGCTTTCTCGAAATCGCCCGCAAAACGAACGAGTCACAGCATTTCGAACGCGTCGAACAGTCCTTAGAGCGGATGGAGGAACTCATCGACGAGTTGTTGATGATCGCACGCGGTGATCGACAGGCAGTCAACATACGCACACTTTCGTTGCAACCAATCGTCGAGGAAGCGTGGTCGTATACCGACGCCCAGAAAGCGACCTTGTCCGCAGACGACCCGCTCGGTGAGATACAGGCCGACGAGACACGACTGTTGCAACTGTTCGGTAATCTCTTTCGCAACAGTGTCGAACACGGTGGCGACGACGTTACCGTGGAGGTCGGCCCACTCGCTGATGAGGCGGGGTTCTACGTCGCC
- a CDS encoding ABC1 kinase family protein yields MISRLRTYARIVVIVYAFLPIIVTSTLDRLLGGNERLRERQAVWLRETLVDLGPTFIKLGQLLSTRPDVAPPEWLAELEKLQDDVPPSPWEDARKVVETDLGPIEERFDSFDTESISGASLSQVHRASIDGRDVAVKVRRPELEHRVERDLEALDKLLWVLIQFVDDGRAFSLENLSEHFRETLYEEMDFEREARMMAEIRANFEDDDRVTIPEVVDSHSTERVLTMEYVDGTKLTDLEELDRMDIDRPRLAKDLHQVYLKMCLVDGVFHGDPHPGNVAVQPDGTAVLYDFGMSDHVPDGLQQKFVSFYLAVGSEDPDEVITALSELGMLDLDAAEGGREELEELVATQVEAAQGGGFDFAEMRALVEDLEEVVYELPFRLPKDMALVLRVIAIGEGIFTTVDPEHDIVEVSAEMLARHGYADAERVKEIAEGGLEVS; encoded by the coding sequence GTGATATCGAGACTTCGGACCTACGCTCGCATCGTCGTCATCGTCTATGCGTTCCTTCCGATTATCGTCACTTCCACGCTCGATAGACTGCTGGGTGGAAACGAGCGATTGCGGGAACGACAGGCGGTCTGGTTGCGGGAGACGCTCGTCGACCTCGGGCCGACGTTCATCAAACTCGGGCAGTTGCTCTCGACCCGTCCGGACGTGGCTCCACCGGAGTGGCTGGCGGAACTGGAGAAACTACAGGACGACGTCCCGCCCTCCCCGTGGGAGGACGCCCGGAAAGTCGTCGAAACGGATCTGGGACCAATCGAAGAGCGGTTCGACTCCTTCGACACCGAGTCGATAAGCGGTGCGAGCCTCTCACAGGTCCACCGGGCGAGCATCGACGGCCGCGACGTCGCGGTCAAGGTGCGCAGACCGGAGCTAGAGCATCGCGTCGAGCGCGACCTCGAAGCCCTCGACAAACTCCTGTGGGTACTCATCCAGTTCGTCGACGACGGACGGGCCTTCTCGCTCGAGAACCTCTCGGAACACTTCCGGGAGACGCTCTACGAGGAGATGGACTTCGAGCGCGAAGCGCGCATGATGGCTGAGATACGCGCGAACTTCGAGGACGACGACCGCGTGACGATTCCCGAGGTCGTCGACTCGCACTCGACGGAACGGGTGTTGACGATGGAGTACGTCGACGGCACGAAACTGACCGACCTCGAAGAACTCGACCGGATGGATATCGACCGACCGCGACTGGCGAAGGACCTCCACCAGGTGTACCTGAAGATGTGTCTCGTCGACGGCGTCTTCCACGGCGACCCCCATCCGGGCAACGTCGCCGTACAGCCCGACGGCACCGCGGTCCTGTACGATTTCGGGATGAGCGACCACGTTCCCGATGGGCTCCAACAGAAGTTCGTCAGCTTCTATCTGGCCGTCGGCAGCGAGGACCCCGACGAAGTGATTACGGCACTCTCCGAACTCGGGATGCTCGATCTCGATGCTGCTGAGGGGGGCCGCGAAGAGTTAGAGGAACTGGTCGCCACGCAGGTCGAGGCGGCACAGGGCGGCGGGTTCGACTTCGCGGAGATGCGCGCTCTCGTCGAGGACCTCGAGGAAGTGGTCTACGAGTTGCCCTTCCGGCTGCCGAAGGACATGGCACTCGTGTTGCGCGTCATCGCCATCGGCGAGGGCATCTTCACGACTGTCGACCCGGAGCACGACATCGTCGAGGTGAGCGCGGAGATGCTCGCTCGCCACGGCTACGCCGATGCCGAACGGGTCAAAGAAATCGCCGAAGGTGGCCTCGAAGTCTCCTGA